Sequence from the Polypterus senegalus isolate Bchr_013 chromosome 3, ASM1683550v1, whole genome shotgun sequence genome:
ATCAATGTTCTCGAttgtaatttgtcatttgtcacccTCTGATGGAGGTCCTTAGAAGGCTATTAAAGGATCAAAAACCAAAAGTAACCTCATATTCatatcactgaccttgaaatagtctgaaaCGATACCTCACATGCTTAGGttttgaatttgtcatttttgacctCCTGTGAGGGCAGGAGGACCACCGGTgaagaatcagatatcaaaaatatgatcCCATTCAGAATCAGCAactttgaaacaaaattaaaagaccCTCCACATGCTGATATTAATGATTTCCATGTCTTTTTGATGGTTTGTGAAAAGGATTAACTTTAACCCCTCCTCTCCCATTAGGGGGTCCGTTAATGTGGGCCTACTCAACTTCAAGTTGTTCTGACCATTTTTACTGCAGAAGCCTAATGGTCAACCTTTTATCTTAAGGGTGTGATCTCCTGCTTAAAAACGTGGTCCAAAAATGGTCTGAAAATGATGGGTTTTCGGGTCTTGAGGGCCAAAAAAGTCTCCACATCTTGCATAACCAGACATCAACATCAAGACGAGTCCAATGGTCTATCACACGAGGGGGTTTTCTTGTACCGGTGAGCCATGGAGGTGCCTGACGTGATTTCCAAGTAGGTTCTTAGAAGTCATTCTTAGGAAAACAATAGAAACCAATCATTTAGCCGAAGTGTCATAAAACTCAATAATCTAACCCTTCATCCATTTTCCTCCATCCCACTTTGTTCTGGTCAGGGTGCTGGGGAGGCGGAGCCTATCCTGAAGGAGAATAGGTAGGAATCAGCCTGTAGGGGGTGCCAATACATCTTTCGGCACTATGTGTCATGCTCACATCTGCCAATGCTGCTTTAGAGTCACCAGTCTGCCCAACTTgatgaattttgtttttgaagaTTGCAGtgcattataaattttaaaaattaataattataacaatgagaatataaaaaaatgagaagCTGCCAAGGTAGATCGGGACATGTTTTGATGGTGCTTTTATATCGACTTGTGATGGCACGTGCTgttaatggcactatataagTCCTAATCAATTGTTGTCCTGTGTCAGGACGGTGGCACACTTAGATCAGTCACACCTGGTCAAGGTGGGAGGCTCAAGTAGATTGTGCTGAGTGCAGGTAAAATGGGGTGGGGTGGGCTGAGGTCAACTGGCATCTGGTGGGAAGTGATGACGTTGGGCAGGGTCAGATAAGGTGTGCAGGGGTCAAGTGGGAAGTGATGAGCTCAGGTAAGGTCAGGTAAGCAGAGCCGAGGTCCACTGGCGTCAGGTGAGATGTGATGACATCGGATAGGGTGAGGTGAAGATGGGCATGTAAGGTCAGTAGGGGGTCTCAAAAGAAGTGATGAAGGCAGGTAAGTTTAGGTAAGGTGAGTTAAGGTCATCTAGGGTCAGTTAGGGTGTGCGAGGTCAAGGTGGGTGTGCAGAGGTGAACTGGGGTCAAACAGGAAGAGATGAAGTGATGTAGGGACAAAAGAGGTGTAATGAGGTCAACTGGGGTCAGGTGAGAATTGATTAAACCAGGTAGGGTCAGATAAAATGTGGGCTAAGGTCAAGGTGTGTGTGCCGGGGTCAACTGGGGTCAGGTGGGAAGTGGTGAAATCGGTTTGTGTCAGATGATGCGTGCTAAGATCAACAAGGGTCAAGTGGAAAGTGATAAAATCAGGTAGGGCCAGACTCTTGGATGTCACAAATTGAGCCAAAGCTTTGGTTTCATGTTGCCCAGGATGTCCCTTTCTGCCACGATCCACATATTCCTCCTCCCTTTGTACTCCTACAGATTATTTCAGCTCCTCCAGTGGGCAACTAGAACAACAGGCGTGCCAGGCAGTGACCTTGATGGGCTGTGATCAGCTTCAATGATTTAGCCTGCTGACTTAAGGTCAAGATGCCCTCCTGACAACAACCACCCCACCTCTTCTCTTCCCCTAATGGGATCTCCAGCATGAAGTAGCTGGTCAGAGTGGACACTGTGTTTATGGTGGACCCTGAACTCCTTCTACTTTAGGGTGCCCACAAAGGTACTCACTGTGGTTTGGCAAACATGGTGGTGCTTGACAGTGCCATCTGTCTCAGTCAGGGTGTGCTCCTGTCCATTGCCCCCAAACTACTTCTGTATGTGAGATGGTAGAAGTGGCCATCTATGGGAGTGGGCTGAGCCACCATATGGGACAATAAGACGTTTAATGGGTGTGGTAGGTGGGATTCCGCGCAATGTGAAGCATCCTGGCTTTCTGTTGTCGGTTTGTCTGCTAAACGGTGCAGTATAACGCAAGTACTCTATCTGTCCTGCAGGGGGAGCTCCTGAGCCCATGCCGATGTGACGGCTCTGTTCGCTGCACACACCAGCCCTGCCTGATCCGGTGGATAAGTGAGAGGGGCTCCTGGAGCTGTGAGCTCTGCTACTTCAAGTACCAGGTCCTGGCCATCAGCACCAAGAACCCCCTTCAGGTATGTGGCCCACCGGCacccacctccactcctccacacCACTGCCACTCCAGCCTCTCAGTTGTCTCCCCTTCTGTGTTTCAGTGGCAGGCCATCTCCTTGACAGTGATTGAGAAGGTGCAAATCGCCGCAATAATCCTGGGATCCCTGTTTCTCATCGCTAGCATCTCCTGGCTCATCTGGTCCTCGCTGAGCCCGTCGGCAAAGTGGCAGCGCCAGGACCTGCTCTTTCAGATCTGCTATGGAATGTATGGCTTCATGGACATCGTCTGTATAGGTGAGCACCACCCGCATTCTGCTGGGCCTGCTAAACACAGCGCCAGCTTGAATGGACACCCAGGGGGCAACATTGATCTTCTCATTGAGCGAGGATTCCAAAGGCATTTTTGGGGGGTACAAACCAAAGGTCAGGTGGGCTCAAGTAGGATGACATAAGGTCAACTTGAATCAATCACACCTGGTCAAGGTGGGAGGGTCAAGTAGAATATGCTGAGTGCAGCTAAAATGGTAGGGAGGAGGGTGGACCAAGGTCAACTGGGGTCTGGTGGGAAGTGATGAAGTTGGGCAGGGTCAGAGAATTGTGATGAGGTCAAGTAGGGTCAGATAAGGTGTGCTGAAGTTGGGTAGGGTCAGATAGGATGTGGGAAGTGATGAGGTCAGATAAGGAGAGCCGAAGTCAGCTGGTGTCAGGTGAGATGTGATGACGTCAGGTAGGGTGAGGTGAAGATGGGCATGTGAGGCCAACAGGGGTCTCAAAAGAAGTGATGAAGTCAGGTAGGTTTAAGTAAGGTGTGCTAAGGTCATCTAAGGTCAGATAAGGTATGCTGAGGTCAAAGTGGGTGTGCAAAGGTCAACTGGAATCAAATAGGAAGTGATGAAGTCAGGTAGGATCACAAGGTGTGCAATGAGGTCAACTAGGATCAGGTGAGAATTGATTAAACCAGGTAGGGTCAGGTAAAATGTGGGCTGTGGTCAAGGTGTATGTGCTGGGGGGTCAACTGGGGTCAGGTGGGAAATGATGAAATTGGGTTGTGTCAGATGATGATGTGTGCAAAGATCAACAGGGGTCAAGCGGTAAGTGATGAAATCAGGTAGGGTCAGGTAAGGTGTGCTGAGGTCAAGGTGTGTGTGCAGAGGCCAGGAAGAGATGAAGTCAGGTAGGGTCAAATAAGGTGTGATGAGGTCAAGTGGGATAGGATGAGGTCAAGTAGGGTCCAATAGGCTATATTGAGGTTAACTGGGGTCAGATGAGCAATGATAAAATCAGGTAGGGTCAGGTAAGGTGTGCTGAGGTCAAGGTGGATGTGCAGAGGCCAGTGGGGGGTTAAACAGGAAAAGATGAATTCAAGTAGGGTCAACTAAGGTGTGATGAGGTCAACTGGGATAGGATGAGGTCAAGTAGGGTCCTGTAGGCTATATTGAGGTTAACTGGGGTCAGATGAGCAATGATGAAATCGGGTAGGGTCAGGTAAGTTCTGCTAAGATCAAGGTGGATGTGCTTAAGTCAACTGGGGTCAGATAAGGAGTGCTGAGGTCAAAGTGGGTGTGCTGAGGTCCACTGAGGTTAAACAGGAAGTGATGAGGTCAGGTAGGGTCAGATAAGGTGAGCTGTAGTCAAAGTGGGTGTGCTGAGGTCAGCTGGGGTCAGGTGGGAAGTAATGAAATTGGGTTGTGTCAGATGATGATGTGTGCAAAGATCAACAGGGGTCAAGCAGTAAGTGATGAAATCAGGTAGGGTCAGGTAAGGTGTGCTGAGGTCAAGATGTGTGTGCAGAGGCCAGGAAGAGATGAAGTCAGGTAGGGTCAAATAAGATGTGATGAGGTCAAGTAGGGTCCAATAGGCTATATTGAGGTTAACTGGGGTCAGATGAGCAATGATGAAATCAGGTAGGGTCAGGTAAGGTGTGCTAAGGTCAAGGTGGATGTGCTTAAGTCAACTGGGGTCAGATAAGGAGTGCTGAGGTCAAAGTGGGTGTGCTGAGGTCAGCTGGGGTCAGGTGGGAAGTGATGATGTTGGGTAGGGTCAGATCAAGTGAGATGAGGTCAGGAGGGAACCAATGTGGTCAGGTAAGGTCAGATAAGGTGTGCTGAGGCCAACTGaggtcaaacaggaagtgatgaAGTCAGATAGGGTCAAATAGGGTGTGATGAGGTCAGGTGAGAATTGATACAATAGGTAGGATCAAATAAGGTGTGTTGAGGTCAGGTGGGTCAGGTGATGTATGCTGAAGTCAAAGTGGATGTGCTGAGGTCAACTGAGGTCAAATGGTGAAGTCACCGAGGGTCAAATAAGGTGTGCTGAAGTCAGCTGGTATCAAGTGTGATTCTCCTGTGCCATGTGAAGCCCAGGTGGAAATGAAGTGTAGGAGAGAGCTTGATAAGACCTGCCGAAGTGTGCTGAGGTCACTCGGTCAATAGAAAGAACTTGGCTCAGGCTGGGTGTGCTGAGGTCACCTGCAGTCCAGCACAGCGTCATAGGGTCAAGCAGAGTCATTCCATAAATGTGTGAGGCATGTAATGTCAAGGGGTGGGGTGCCAAAATTgggacgaggaggaggaggaggaacggGTGGTCATCTGTATTCAAGCTTCACTTCCTGGGCTTTAGTGGGGTCAGGGGAGATGTGGTCACATAGGGGTAACCAGATGACCTAGGCTAGGCCTCAGCCCACATCTAGGTGGGTGGCAGCCATTGTGAAGCTCCTCGCTGACCTCCTCACTCTTCTCTTGTCCGCCTCAGGTCTCATCATCCACGAAGGCTCCTCAGTCTACCGGATTTTTAAACGCTGGCAGGCAGTCAACCAGCAGTGGAAGGTACTGAACTATGAAAAGGCCAAGGACCTGGGGGAGGCCCTGAGTGGAAGTAATAAGGCGGCTGGGGGTCGCGGTTCACGGAGCGGCCACCCCTCGGCCAGCGACAGGAGCGGCCGACGAGGACAGCGTGTTAGGACTATTCTCAACCACCACTGTGGCTACACGATCCTGCACATCCTGAGCCACCTGCGGCCCAGCGAGCACCGGCTGAGCGGCAGCTCCAACCGCGAGGTGGTCATGCGGGTGACGACAGTATGAGGACTGAGCCAGCAGCAGGGACTGGACTCGGTGGGGAGCGGGCCCCACGCCTCCGAGCCGCCTTCTAGAGTATTGctctttggtttattttttaaataaagcatccAAAAGCAGAGGCAAGCGGAAG
This genomic interval carries:
- the march9 gene encoding E3 ubiquitin-protein ligase MARCHF9, which translates into the protein MFKYRIRMFFNELKVLVLMRSGSRQADPDTDTDRRSAMRGTSGCGWPPFSDCSSRDDDEEYYGSEPRPRSLAFEERDTKVQVGLDGVSLGSSPESGMRTPQCRICFQGPEQGELLSPCRCDGSVRCTHQPCLIRWISERGSWSCELCYFKYQVLAISTKNPLQWQAISLTVIEKVQIAAIILGSLFLIASISWLIWSSLSPSAKWQRQDLLFQICYGMYGFMDIVCIGLIIHEGSSVYRIFKRWQAVNQQWKVLNYEKAKDLGEALSGSNKAAGGRGSRSGHPSASDRSGRRGQRVRTILNHHCGYTILHILSHLRPSEHRLSGSSNREVVMRVTTV